A genomic stretch from Shewanella sediminis HAW-EB3 includes:
- a CDS encoding LysR family transcriptional regulator: MRIEDLKLFTIVVKLGSFTAAATALDLPRANVSRRIGELEKSLNAQLFFRTTRQLRLTQHGEAYYHELLTVLEGFEQAKNKLHDIDDKPVGKVKVGFLPESDEALQPILARFQEQYPDIELDLRFTNNYVTDIYSQGLDFAIHGGRILDSGFIARRLLSLGRCMYASPEYIEKNGMPKTLDELREHQCICYRWPDGTLDDCWDLLTETIKVSGRFSSNHMGFVRRAIIGGQGIGFLPPLFAFNAIESEGLVRILPQYQSKTEDVWLIYPDRRGISLPTRLLIDFLVKEVPKLATLS, encoded by the coding sequence ATGCGAATAGAAGATCTGAAACTTTTTACTATTGTCGTGAAACTTGGCAGTTTTACCGCTGCGGCCACGGCTTTAGATCTGCCTAGGGCTAACGTCAGTCGACGGATTGGCGAGCTTGAAAAGTCCCTTAATGCACAGCTGTTTTTCAGAACGACCCGCCAGCTGAGATTAACCCAGCACGGCGAAGCCTATTATCATGAGCTGTTGACTGTGCTTGAGGGGTTTGAGCAAGCCAAAAACAAATTACATGATATCGATGATAAGCCTGTGGGCAAGGTTAAGGTGGGCTTTCTACCTGAGAGCGATGAGGCACTGCAGCCTATATTGGCCCGTTTTCAGGAACAATATCCTGACATTGAACTCGATTTACGCTTTACCAATAACTATGTCACCGATATTTACAGTCAGGGGTTAGATTTTGCTATTCACGGGGGCCGAATTCTGGATTCGGGTTTTATCGCCAGACGATTATTAAGTCTTGGGCGTTGCATGTATGCCAGCCCTGAATATATTGAAAAAAACGGCATGCCGAAAACACTAGATGAACTGAGAGAACATCAGTGTATTTGCTATCGCTGGCCGGACGGAACCCTTGATGATTGTTGGGATCTGCTCACCGAAACGATAAAAGTATCAGGCCGATTCAGTAGTAACCATATGGGATTTGTCCGGCGCGCTATCATAGGCGGGCAGGGCATTGGTTTTTTGCCTCCGCTGTTTGCATTTAATGCGATCGAATCGGAAGGGCTTGTGCGCATTCTGCCGCAATACCAGTCTAAGACCGAAGATGTGTGGCTCATCTATCCGGATAGGAGAGGGATAAGTCTCCCGACACGACTATTGATTGATTTTTTAGTAAAAGAAGTCCCTAAGCTCGCTACTTTGTCATGA
- the trpB gene encoding tryptophan synthase subunit beta: MSKFEFAPMPDNQGFFGEYGGQIIPPELKSAMDAINQAYEEIRQTQGFQDELMQLFQDYVGRPSPIYHAKRLSDKLGGAQIYLKREDLNHTGAHKINHCLGEALLAKYMNKKKVIAETGAGQHGVALATACALVGIPCEIHMGQVDIEKEHPNVTKMKILGCKLVPVTQGTATLKDAVDSAFVEYLKNPKDYLYAIGSVVGPHPFPKMVRDFQSIIGREAREQFQQKFNKLPDIITACVGGGSNAIGLFTAFLDDSEVKIVGVEPAGKGLDTTEHSATLTLGTPGAIHGFKCYLLQDEAGEPLPVHSIASGLDYPGVGPQHCYLKDIERAEYDSVTDEECLDAFMTLSRVEGIIPALESAHAVAWAMREAAKLPKELQILVNLSGRGDKDADYVADKLGL; the protein is encoded by the coding sequence ATGAGCAAGTTCGAATTCGCCCCCATGCCCGACAATCAAGGTTTTTTTGGTGAGTATGGCGGGCAGATTATTCCGCCTGAGCTAAAGAGTGCGATGGATGCGATTAATCAAGCCTACGAAGAGATTCGACAGACTCAAGGCTTCCAGGATGAGCTGATGCAGCTGTTCCAGGACTATGTGGGTCGCCCAAGCCCCATCTATCATGCCAAACGCTTAAGCGACAAACTCGGCGGCGCGCAGATCTATCTCAAGCGTGAAGACCTTAACCACACCGGGGCTCATAAGATCAATCACTGCCTGGGTGAGGCGTTACTCGCCAAGTACATGAACAAGAAGAAGGTGATTGCCGAAACTGGTGCCGGCCAACATGGTGTCGCACTTGCTACTGCCTGCGCCTTGGTGGGGATCCCTTGTGAAATTCATATGGGTCAGGTCGACATAGAGAAAGAGCATCCTAACGTTACCAAAATGAAAATCTTAGGCTGTAAGCTGGTGCCTGTCACCCAAGGTACTGCCACCTTAAAGGACGCTGTCGACAGCGCCTTTGTGGAATACCTGAAGAATCCGAAAGACTATCTTTATGCTATCGGCTCTGTCGTTGGGCCTCATCCTTTCCCTAAGATGGTGCGTGATTTTCAAAGCATTATCGGTCGTGAGGCCAGAGAGCAGTTTCAACAGAAATTTAATAAACTTCCCGATATCATCACTGCCTGTGTGGGGGGCGGCTCGAACGCCATCGGCCTATTCACTGCATTTCTGGATGATAGCGAGGTGAAAATTGTCGGCGTCGAACCTGCCGGTAAAGGGCTGGATACCACGGAGCACTCGGCTACCCTCACTTTGGGCACGCCGGGCGCCATTCATGGCTTTAAATGCTATCTGCTGCAAGATGAAGCGGGTGAGCCACTACCGGTTCACTCCATCGCCTCAGGCTTAGATTACCCGGGAGTAGGTCCCCAGCACTGTTACCTCAAAGATATTGAGCGTGCAGAATATGATTCGGTCACAGATGAAGAGTGCTTAGACGCCTTTATGACACTGTCGCGGGTCGAGGGGATTATTCCGGCTCTGGAGAGTGCCCACGCCGTGGCTTGGGCGATGCGCGAAGCCGCCAAGCTACCGAAAGAGTTGCAAATTTTAGTCAACCTGTCTGGCCGGGGTGATAAAGACGCCGACTATGTAGCCGACAAGCTTGGTCTTTAA
- a CDS encoding sensor domain-containing protein, whose protein sequence is MDIFKLITPISYWVLATLWVVIIGVYLLKLRQLRAEGAVSRTVTVLLIILAIDAFRTIVESVYFGLYFNSLYGLIPKSIADLLSQPALLIIPKLINIFAGVLVILLLIKRWVPRDIHERKEALLALHAAKSASVNNENLFNSIFNGVTDACIFADSNRNIVSINQGFELMMGYGIDELEGKTASIIYESDEEYERQGRIHFNLAAKEKVTPYEANYRHKDGSIIVGETSRIVIRTLDDQILGYVGFIRDVTDRKKATTALQESTAMLSHHVQNTPLGCISWDSNLNCIEWNKSAEKIFGYSPDEVIGHALLEILVSEEIRDDINNIGKILFKGNKCTRSSNENITKDGRTIICEWYSTPIVGVNGEVIGVTSLILDITESKQAELKLKHAASVFTHTNQGITITDTSGVIIEVNDAFSAITGYARDEVIGQNPRVLQSGRHSPEFYREMWATLQADGHWTGEIWNKRKNDEIYPEMLTISAVLDATGKVQNYVALFNDITAIKEHQEQLERIAHYDTLTNLPNRTLLADRLTQSMVQVRRRKSSLAVVFLDLDKFKDVNDAYGHDVGDKLLIVISRRLKEALRDIDTLARIGGDEFVAVLMDIEKGEDCEPVLERLLEAASGSVTVEGIMLKVSASMGVAIYPQDGIDADQLLRHADQAMYVAKHEGKNCYHLFDTAQNIAMQIRHDDLQSMRKALDQSEFVLYYQPKVNMRTGAIIGAEALIRWLSPERGLVGPNEFLPAIENHVISIEVGEWVIDTALGQIAAWQELGLDIPVSVNVSALQLQHDGFVTCLAALLEAHPEVAPSSLEIEVLETSLIDDVMQVSATMLACIELGVTFALDDFGTGYSSLTYLRRLPASLIKIDQTFVLDMLTTPDDLAIVEGVVSLAKSFKHKVIAEGVETIAHGTTLLQTGCELAQGYGIARPMMAKDIPEWSVNWKPDDAWREFSPHV, encoded by the coding sequence ATGGATATTTTCAAACTCATTACACCTATATCGTACTGGGTATTAGCTACTTTATGGGTGGTTATTATCGGTGTTTATCTGCTAAAACTCAGACAGTTAAGGGCTGAAGGGGCTGTAAGCAGAACGGTTACGGTTCTCCTTATCATCCTTGCCATTGATGCCTTCAGGACCATCGTTGAAAGTGTCTATTTCGGATTGTATTTCAACTCGCTGTACGGACTGATACCTAAGAGTATTGCCGATCTGCTATCACAACCCGCTTTGCTCATTATTCCGAAGCTAATCAACATTTTTGCTGGCGTTCTAGTCATCTTGCTTCTCATCAAGCGCTGGGTACCAAGAGATATTCATGAGCGCAAAGAAGCATTGCTCGCTCTTCACGCAGCAAAAAGCGCATCAGTCAATAACGAAAATTTGTTTAATTCTATTTTTAATGGCGTTACCGATGCTTGCATCTTTGCCGATTCGAATCGCAATATTGTTTCGATAAATCAAGGTTTTGAGCTCATGATGGGTTATGGCATTGATGAGCTCGAGGGGAAAACAGCATCAATCATTTATGAGAGTGATGAAGAGTACGAACGACAAGGTCGAATTCATTTCAATCTGGCAGCGAAAGAGAAAGTCACGCCTTATGAAGCGAACTATCGGCACAAGGACGGCAGTATCATTGTAGGTGAAACCAGTAGGATTGTTATTAGAACTCTTGATGATCAAATTTTGGGTTACGTTGGGTTTATCCGGGATGTCACAGACCGCAAAAAAGCTACGACAGCATTACAGGAAAGTACGGCGATGCTATCCCATCATGTACAGAATACCCCGCTTGGGTGCATCTCATGGGATAGCAATTTAAATTGTATCGAGTGGAACAAATCAGCCGAGAAGATATTCGGATACTCCCCTGACGAAGTTATTGGTCATGCTCTATTAGAGATATTGGTGTCTGAAGAAATTAGAGATGATATCAATAATATCGGTAAGATATTGTTTAAAGGTAATAAATGCACCAGAAGTTCAAATGAAAACATTACAAAAGATGGCAGGACCATCATTTGTGAATGGTATAGCACCCCGATCGTGGGGGTGAATGGTGAAGTCATCGGTGTGACATCACTGATTCTAGACATTACCGAGAGCAAGCAAGCGGAGCTAAAGCTAAAACATGCCGCCAGTGTATTTACCCACACAAACCAAGGCATCACAATCACGGACACCTCAGGAGTCATCATCGAAGTTAATGATGCTTTTAGCGCTATTACAGGCTACGCACGCGATGAGGTGATAGGGCAAAACCCACGGGTCCTTCAATCCGGACGACATTCACCTGAGTTCTATAGAGAGATGTGGGCCACTCTGCAAGCGGATGGGCATTGGACAGGTGAGATTTGGAACAAGCGTAAGAATGACGAGATCTATCCAGAGATGCTTACTATCAGCGCGGTGCTCGATGCTACCGGCAAGGTGCAAAACTACGTCGCCCTATTCAACGACATCACAGCGATTAAAGAGCATCAGGAACAGCTGGAACGCATTGCACATTATGATACGTTAACCAACCTGCCAAACCGCACACTATTGGCTGATCGTCTAACGCAATCCATGGTGCAAGTCCGGCGACGGAAGTCATCCTTAGCGGTCGTTTTTCTTGATTTAGATAAATTCAAAGATGTGAATGACGCTTACGGTCACGACGTCGGTGATAAATTGTTAATTGTTATCTCACGTCGCCTGAAGGAGGCTTTACGCGATATCGATACGCTGGCACGAATAGGTGGTGATGAGTTTGTCGCCGTGCTGATGGATATCGAAAAGGGTGAGGATTGTGAACCTGTATTGGAAAGGCTGTTAGAGGCTGCCTCTGGCTCAGTGACTGTGGAGGGGATTATGCTGAAAGTCTCTGCCAGTATGGGGGTCGCCATTTACCCACAAGATGGCATAGATGCAGACCAACTCCTGCGTCATGCAGACCAAGCCATGTATGTAGCAAAGCATGAGGGTAAGAACTGCTATCACTTGTTTGACACTGCACAAAATATTGCGATGCAGATTCGACATGATGATTTGCAGAGTATGCGCAAGGCTTTGGATCAAAGTGAATTTGTGCTGTATTACCAGCCCAAGGTCAATATGAGGACGGGAGCAATTATTGGTGCTGAAGCCTTAATTCGATGGCTCTCCCCTGAGCGTGGTTTAGTTGGACCTAACGAGTTTTTACCTGCAATTGAGAATCATGTTATTAGCATTGAGGTAGGCGAGTGGGTCATTGACACCGCACTGGGTCAAATAGCGGCATGGCAAGAGCTAGGGTTGGATATTCCTGTCAGTGTCAACGTTAGCGCTCTTCAACTACAACATGATGGCTTTGTAACTTGCTTGGCAGCACTACTGGAAGCACACCCGGAGGTAGCTCCGAGCTCTTTGGAAATAGAAGTACTTGAAACGAGTTTGATAGACGATGTAATGCAGGTCTCGGCAACCATGCTCGCCTGTATTGAACTGGGAGTGACCTTTGCTTTAGATGACTTTGGTACGGGCTACTCTTCACTGACTTATCTAAGACGATTGCCGGCGAGTTTGATTAAGATAGACCAAACCTTTGTGCTCGATATGTTGACGACACCAGATGATCTGGCGATTGTTGAGGGGGTTGTGAGCTTGGCTAAATCATTCAAACATAAGGTAATTGCTGAGGGGGTCGAGACCATCGCGCATGGCACTACACTATTACAAACGGGCTGTGAATTAGCGCAAGGCTATGGCATTGCGAGACCCATGATGGCTAAGGACATTCCTGAGTGGTCGGTTAACTGGAAGCCAGATGATGCATGGCGAGAGTTTAGCCCTCATGTGTGA
- a CDS encoding TonB-dependent receptor plug domain-containing protein — protein sequence MMNTRFQPDGLALAIALALTSSNLYAETSEVTQIDANVEKMSVLGSRVSSRTATESAVPVDIISAESLSRGGFTELGQSLQASVPSFNFSRTQVSDGSDLFRPATLRGLQPDQTLVLINGKRRHNQAIFGLNGTVGAGAAGTDMNAIPLIALKDVQVLRDGAAAQYGSDAIAGVINLSLKDTTGETTGYLQGGTTGEGDGDNYSIGLNTGFDLGDDGGFINLSLEYRDADGTNRAQPDIGGSSTIAPGTLSDDVRWGQGNAASEFESVFYNAMMPVGDVELYSFGGYSNRTALGNGFWRNFDEAAKNIAQVYPDGFLPRIYNEAQDISVAAGIRGDINDDWLFDVSGVYGQNRYDFDSRDSINASYAAEYLHNNPGATDEDIAANSGPTSGYSGGFHFDQTTFNADVSGFVEIGRDAPLYVAFGTEYRTENYEIVAGELASYSCGISNADSAFPSVMDPDVYAGCGFQAYPGLRPDAAGQADRNSYAFYLDLETQLTDTWSLGTAARFEEFSDAGSDLVWKVSSRYEVTDDFALRGAVSTGFRAPSLQQSAYTAYTTNLGPGGVLSDSFTATAGSDFPSALGVDSLDLETSENLSLGFVFNATDAISVTLDAYKVKIKDRITLGSLLSADDVAFSPDAMAALNATGADQANYFSNSVNSTTQGVDLIVTYRTDLFDGDFNATLAGNLNETEIDSVNAADGIPEDVALDDLQRSFLTDGQPKQRATLTFDYSRNDWRGMLRANYFGETNVTYFGNDHIGLPDELSPTGSFLPTSVVEAAVLVDINLEYQFTESLSVSAGINNIFDVTPDELGANESLDFITNQAFQYPVRALPYGFDGTTYTAKVNFSF from the coding sequence ATGATGAACACAAGATTTCAACCAGATGGGTTAGCGCTGGCCATCGCCTTAGCTTTAACAAGCTCAAACCTTTACGCGGAAACATCCGAAGTAACACAAATCGATGCGAACGTGGAAAAGATGTCTGTACTTGGAAGCCGGGTATCGAGCCGTACGGCGACTGAGTCGGCTGTTCCCGTCGATATTATCAGTGCCGAAAGCCTAAGCCGTGGTGGCTTTACCGAATTGGGTCAGAGCCTGCAGGCGAGTGTTCCCTCATTTAACTTCAGCCGCACTCAAGTCTCCGATGGCTCCGATCTGTTTCGCCCGGCGACACTGCGCGGACTCCAGCCCGATCAAACCTTAGTGTTGATTAATGGTAAACGTCGTCATAACCAAGCTATTTTCGGCCTCAATGGCACAGTTGGCGCAGGCGCAGCGGGTACTGACATGAATGCTATCCCGCTTATCGCACTGAAAGATGTGCAGGTACTGCGTGATGGCGCAGCTGCACAATATGGCTCTGATGCCATCGCAGGGGTGATTAACTTATCACTCAAAGACACCACAGGTGAGACGACCGGTTACCTTCAAGGTGGCACGACGGGCGAAGGCGATGGTGACAACTATTCTATAGGGCTCAATACCGGTTTCGATCTCGGTGATGACGGCGGCTTTATCAACCTGTCTCTTGAGTACCGTGATGCCGACGGCACTAATCGTGCCCAGCCTGATATTGGTGGTTCTTCTACCATCGCGCCGGGTACCCTGTCCGATGATGTTCGTTGGGGACAAGGTAACGCCGCTTCCGAGTTTGAATCAGTTTTTTATAATGCCATGATGCCGGTGGGCGATGTCGAACTCTACTCTTTTGGTGGCTACTCTAACCGTACGGCGCTGGGTAATGGTTTCTGGCGTAACTTCGATGAAGCGGCTAAAAATATAGCCCAGGTGTACCCGGATGGCTTCCTGCCTCGTATCTATAATGAAGCGCAGGATATCTCTGTCGCCGCAGGTATACGTGGTGATATCAACGATGATTGGCTGTTCGATGTTTCGGGTGTTTATGGTCAAAACCGTTATGATTTTGATTCCAGAGATAGCATAAACGCTTCCTATGCGGCCGAGTACCTACACAACAACCCTGGTGCAACGGATGAAGATATCGCGGCCAACTCCGGGCCAACATCGGGTTATTCCGGTGGTTTCCATTTTGACCAGACCACATTTAATGCCGATGTCTCAGGCTTTGTTGAGATAGGTCGCGATGCTCCGCTCTATGTTGCGTTCGGTACCGAATACCGCACCGAAAACTATGAAATTGTTGCCGGTGAATTGGCCTCATATTCTTGCGGTATCTCTAATGCCGATAGCGCCTTTCCGTCGGTCATGGATCCGGATGTCTATGCTGGGTGTGGATTTCAGGCATACCCAGGCTTGAGGCCCGATGCCGCAGGTCAGGCCGACCGTAACAGCTATGCCTTCTATCTGGATCTCGAGACCCAGTTAACCGATACCTGGTCTCTGGGCACGGCGGCTCGATTCGAGGAGTTCTCCGATGCGGGCAGCGATCTGGTGTGGAAAGTCTCATCCCGCTATGAAGTGACCGATGACTTTGCCCTTCGTGGCGCGGTGTCTACCGGTTTTCGGGCGCCATCCTTGCAGCAAAGTGCCTATACGGCTTACACCACCAACTTAGGTCCGGGTGGTGTACTGTCTGACTCATTTACTGCTACCGCAGGTTCAGATTTTCCGTCGGCCTTAGGGGTCGACAGCTTAGACCTTGAAACCTCCGAAAACTTAAGTCTTGGCTTCGTCTTCAATGCGACCGACGCGATCTCGGTGACCTTAGATGCATACAAGGTCAAGATTAAAGACAGGATCACCTTGGGCAGCCTGCTCTCGGCCGATGACGTTGCCTTTAGCCCCGATGCCATGGCGGCATTGAACGCCACAGGCGCCGATCAAGCTAACTACTTCTCAAACTCGGTCAACTCGACGACGCAAGGTGTCGATCTGATTGTGACCTATCGTACTGACCTGTTTGATGGCGACTTCAATGCCACGCTGGCAGGGAACCTCAATGAAACTGAGATAGACAGTGTGAATGCGGCAGACGGGATCCCCGAGGATGTGGCGCTGGACGACCTTCAGCGTAGCTTCTTAACCGATGGTCAACCGAAGCAGCGTGCTACCTTAACCTTCGATTACAGCAGGAATGATTGGCGCGGTATGCTCAGAGCTAACTACTTCGGTGAAACTAACGTGACTTACTTCGGTAACGATCATATCGGTCTGCCCGATGAGTTATCGCCAACAGGCTCGTTCCTACCTACCAGCGTAGTGGAGGCTGCCGTGCTGGTGGATATCAATCTGGAGTACCAGTTCACCGAATCCTTGAGCGTCTCTGCGGGCATCAATAACATCTTCGATGTCACCCCAGATGAGCTGGGGGCGAATGAATCGCTCGATTTCATCACCAATCAGGCCTTTCAGTACCCGGTGCGCGCACTGCCTTACGGCTTCGACGGCACGACCTACACGGCAAAAGTTAACTTTAGCTTCTAG
- a CDS encoding penicillin acylase family protein yields the protein MFRIIRIFLLGALTLTFLAATGIYLGLHLSLPKLSGQWESGGIASDVKIERDRLGTAIVSGDSRRDVAFALGYAHGQDRFFQMDLLRRNSAGELSEIFGEKALKLDESRRFHQFRKHAENIVAKMPVTEKLLLQSYAYGVNEALKSMPVYSFEYLLTGATPSPWKPADSLLVIYSMYLDLQANTVKRDLVLEQIKRFYGEEMLAFITQPSSFQAALDASILLMEDVSIPNLSPELMASAVNQTIEEPLDIGSNNWAVTGALTESGRAMLSDDMHLSFAVPIIWYRAQLNYPNPITKESVQVTGVSLPGAPVIVIGSNNKLAWGFTNAYIDTADWITLAVDEPTVFETEQIPLPDGKRHEYNIEMSQYGPVRTVGGQRYALSWVAHKDYAVDVDLMGLETATDVADGLEVATTVGIPVQNMMIVDGQGNAAWKPTGAIPSRTNPSDVAQDASEFQAKGWNLDETSLPCVLNPENDRLWSANARVMSSSEQARFGDGGYALGARAMQIRNNLQANSHFDEAAFYRLQLDNRAEFLKPWHGYLLELLSTQPKRFAKDIQHLRDWQACACSGSVGYTLVRHFRAKLIDASFAPIETGLSKHNLSLSVVKRYLEPGMWQLIEERPETWLADGYESWDDFAIDSYQHSVAELLADHSDGEELADLSWGKVNALKIQHPFSKQLPILSSWLDMPEVEAFGDTFMPAVQRSSFGASQRFIVQPGAEENAIMTIPGGQSGHPLSDYYRAGFDEYAKQESTPLLPGEVLHRIVITPVQ from the coding sequence ATGTTTAGAATAATAAGAATATTCCTGCTCGGAGCCTTAACACTCACCTTTCTCGCCGCAACGGGCATCTACCTTGGGCTTCACCTGAGTTTACCTAAGTTGTCGGGTCAATGGGAGAGCGGGGGCATTGCGTCTGATGTTAAGATTGAACGAGACCGATTAGGTACTGCGATTGTGAGCGGCGATAGTCGCCGTGATGTGGCATTTGCATTAGGTTATGCCCATGGTCAGGACCGTTTTTTTCAGATGGACCTGCTTAGGCGAAACTCCGCGGGCGAGCTCTCGGAAATATTTGGTGAAAAGGCGTTAAAGCTGGATGAATCTCGCCGTTTTCATCAGTTCAGAAAACATGCCGAAAACATCGTTGCCAAGATGCCGGTAACCGAAAAGTTATTGTTGCAATCCTATGCTTATGGCGTCAATGAAGCCTTAAAATCCATGCCCGTGTATTCATTTGAATACCTTCTCACTGGGGCGACTCCCTCTCCATGGAAACCTGCCGATAGTTTATTGGTCATCTATAGTATGTATCTGGACCTGCAGGCTAATACGGTTAAGCGTGACCTGGTGTTAGAGCAGATTAAACGATTTTATGGTGAGGAGATGTTGGCGTTTATTACTCAGCCAAGCTCCTTTCAAGCGGCGCTCGATGCCAGTATTCTCCTCATGGAAGATGTCAGTATTCCGAATCTCTCTCCCGAATTGATGGCGAGTGCAGTCAATCAAACGATTGAAGAACCCCTGGATATCGGCAGCAATAACTGGGCGGTAACCGGGGCGCTGACCGAGTCGGGACGCGCCATGTTATCCGATGACATGCACCTCTCATTTGCTGTACCTATCATCTGGTACCGTGCTCAGCTTAATTACCCGAACCCGATAACCAAAGAGAGTGTGCAGGTCACTGGGGTCTCCCTGCCCGGCGCGCCGGTCATTGTGATCGGTAGTAATAATAAACTTGCCTGGGGATTTACTAACGCCTATATCGACACGGCCGACTGGATAACGCTAGCCGTCGATGAACCCACTGTATTTGAGACAGAGCAGATCCCACTCCCCGATGGCAAGCGCCATGAATATAATATCGAGATGTCTCAATATGGACCGGTTCGCACTGTTGGCGGACAGAGATATGCGTTGAGCTGGGTGGCCCATAAAGACTATGCGGTCGATGTGGACTTGATGGGACTGGAGACGGCAACAGATGTGGCCGATGGTCTGGAGGTGGCGACAACAGTTGGGATCCCGGTACAAAACATGATGATCGTGGACGGGCAGGGCAACGCCGCATGGAAACCTACCGGTGCGATCCCATCACGTACTAATCCATCAGATGTCGCTCAAGATGCCTCAGAGTTCCAAGCCAAGGGGTGGAACCTTGACGAAACGTCGCTTCCCTGTGTGCTCAACCCTGAAAATGACCGTCTTTGGAGTGCCAATGCACGGGTGATGTCATCGAGTGAACAAGCCAGATTTGGTGATGGCGGGTATGCGCTCGGTGCGCGTGCGATGCAAATTCGCAATAATTTACAGGCAAATTCTCATTTCGATGAAGCAGCATTTTATCGGCTTCAGTTGGACAACCGTGCAGAGTTTTTAAAGCCTTGGCACGGCTATCTGCTTGAGCTGCTCTCGACCCAGCCCAAACGCTTTGCCAAAGATATTCAGCACCTTCGAGACTGGCAAGCGTGCGCCTGCTCAGGCTCGGTAGGCTACACCTTAGTCCGGCATTTCAGGGCGAAGCTAATCGATGCCAGTTTTGCACCTATAGAGACTGGTTTATCGAAACATAACTTATCTCTTTCGGTAGTTAAACGTTATCTGGAACCTGGAATGTGGCAGTTAATCGAGGAGAGACCTGAAACCTGGTTAGCCGATGGTTATGAAAGTTGGGATGACTTTGCTATCGATAGCTATCAACACTCTGTTGCCGAATTGTTGGCAGATCATAGTGACGGTGAGGAGTTAGCCGACCTGAGCTGGGGCAAGGTCAATGCCCTGAAGATCCAGCACCCCTTCAGTAAGCAGTTGCCAATTCTAAGCTCCTGGTTAGATATGCCAGAAGTCGAGGCCTTCGGTGACACCTTTATGCCTGCCGTCCAGCGCAGCTCTTTCGGTGCTTCACAGCGTTTCATCGTACAGCCTGGAGCCGAGGAAAATGCCATCATGACTATCCCCGGTGGTCAGTCAGGCCATCCCTTATCTGACTATTACCGGGCAGGGTTCGATGAATATGCTAAACAAGAGTCTACGCCTTTGCTACCGGGTGAGGTGCTGCATAGGATAGTCATAACACCGGTTCAATAA